The DNA region AAACAGGCTGTACACCAGCCCCAATAAAACTCCGCCATAGGCCGTCGTGAGAAAAATCCTCAGGCCGCTGCCACCCCAACCCTGCCACTGCTCTTGGGCAAGAACTAAGCTCCACTGCGCTGCCTGGATCAGCCCATGCAGGCCGGCAATGGCGAGGCCGGCCACCGCGCCCACCGCAGCGCCTAACAATGACAAATGTGCCAAGCTCAACGGCTTCTCGCGCGGTAGAATTCGTTCGCGAGTTCGGGATAACCATGCCGGCCAATTCATAGTCGGGCCATACTTTGGGTCGATGTCCTTTTGCAGTCTTTTAGGTGTTTAATCCAGCGTGAGTACGCAAGCCATCAATATCGGAATTGTCGGTGGGTCCGGCTACACAGGTGTGGAACTGATGCGCTGGCTATTACGCCACCCGCTGGCGCGGCTGCGTGTTGTAACCTCGCGCGCTCAGGCCGGAGAGCCCATCGCCCAAAGCTTTCCCAGTCTTTACGGCTGCGACCTGTGTTTTGTCGATCCAGCTGATGTGGACTGGTCTAGCTTAGATGTGGTGTTTTTTGCGACCCCACACGCCACTGCCATGCAACAAGCTGCAGAAATTCTAGCGTCAGGTTGCCGAGTTATCGACCTTTCTGCGGATTTTCGCCTGCGCGATCCAGCACTCTTCGCGCAGTGGTATGGCGTCGAGCATGCTGCCCCGCAATTGCTGGAGGAAGCCGTTTACGGTTTGCCGGAGCTTTATCCTGCGCGGCTTTCCGAGGCGCGCTTAGTGGCCTGTGCCGGCTGTTATCCCACGGCGGTACAGCTTGCGGCAGCACCTTTGGTGGCTGATGGCGCTGTTGCGCCGCATTCGTTGTTGGCCGATTGTAAGTCGGGGGTCACGGGGGCAGGACGAGGAGCGAAAGTCGGCAGCTTATACAGTGAGTGTGCTGATAGTTTTAAGGCTTACGCGGCGGGTGGGCATCGCCATCAGCCAGAAATTGAGCAGGGTTTGAGCGAGCTGTGCGGCAGCCCGGTTCGGGTGTTCTTCCAACCCCACCTCGTGCCTATGCTGCGCGGTATTCACGCTACCGTCTACGCCCAGCCACTGCGTGCGAATACGGATTGGCAGGCCGTTTTTGAAAGCTATTATCAGGACCACCCCTTTATTGTGGTGCGTCCCGTGGGCTCCCATCCGGCGACGCGGGACGTGCGCGGCAGCAACCGCGTGCATCTCGCGGTACACGCCCGAGATGAGCGGGTTATGGTTTTGAGCGTCATTGATAATTTGGCCAAAGGAGCCTCAAGCCAAGCGGTACAGTGCATGAATGTGATGTTTGGCCTGGAGCCTGCCACCGGTTTGGATGCTTGGGGGATGCAGCCCTGAATTTCACAATCAATGTTTGGGTGGCGGGTGCCGCGCTTTGCGCTACGAGTGCTCTGATTGGCTTTGTTCTTGGGGAGCAGCAATCGACCTCAGTGCCGCTTGATCGGGTGTCCCTGCCGAACAACGCTGGCCAGACAGATGTGACCGAGCAGGCGGCTTCGAGCGCTGATTTGAGCTCCGAGCTGCGAGACCTTACCCGCTGCGAAACGGCGCGCGCCTCTTTGCGTGAGTCTGTTGCCGAGCTTACAGCGCAGCGGGCCCGGCTGCGCGAGGACTTGGAGTTCTATCGGGGGCTGGTGGATCCAGAGAACTCGCCGGGCGGTGTGCGTTTGCATGCCGTGGAGTGGTACGCGCTGGCCGGAGCTCGGGTGATGCTTAGGGCCGTTTTGGCGCGCTCTGGTGGCTCGCGTGGCGTAGCCACCGGACGTATGGAGTTTCGCCTGCGTGGGCGTGAGGGGGAGCAGGTGCGTGAATACCCGATCGCCGAGCTGGCGGCAGGGCCTACTCCTGGGGCAGAGTATCGTTTTAGCCGCTTTCAAGAATGGGAGGCTGAGCTGGGGATTCCTTCGGCTTTTCAGCCCGAGCGCTTGATTGCATTAATTACACCCCAAGGTAGTGATGATACTGTCGTAAAATCTTGGGCCTGGCCTGCTCTGGAGGCAAACACATGACCGAAGCTGACATTTCAACCCCTGTGGTGTTCACCGAAGCGGCTGCGCGCAAGGTGGATGAGCTGATGAAGTCCGAGGAGCGGGAGGATCTCAAGCTGCGCGTGTTTGTCACCGGCGGCGGCTGTTCTGGCTTTCAGTACGGATTTAGCTTCGACGAGGAGCAGGCCGAAGACGATACGCGTGTCGACACCTTGGGCGTTGCTTTGCTCATCGACCCCATGAGCGTGGTCTACTTGGAAGGCGCTGAAATCGATTACAAAGATGATGTGAATGGCGCCCAGTTCGTGATTCGCAATCCTAACGCGTCCACGACCTGCGGCTGCGGGTCCTCATTTGCCGTCTGAGCTCGGGACGGGCGCGGGATAGTAAGCGCCCAAAATCACATGCTGATCCGCGCCGGTCACTGTGACGGCATTGCCAGGGGTCGCCGCGCAGTGGCGCATGGCTAGCCAAGCCATCGTTCCAGCTTCGATGGTGTCGTAGGGCCAGCCCCATTCCGCGCTATGGCAGAAATCTAAGCTTGGATTATTGAGCTTGAGCTGCTCAACCAAGAAGTCATTGCGGCTGCCGCCGCCGACCATGATTACGCGCTTTACAGGCCACTCCGCCAAAGCTTGAGTCACGGTTTGCACGCTGAGCTCCAACAATGTTCGTAGAACATTCGCGGGTTCGGCGTCATGACCGTTATCGCTATTTAGGCCGGCCCAGTCCAAATGGAAATACTCTCGGCCGGTGGATTTCGGAGCGGGTAATTGAAAATAGGGGTCTTGCAGCCAAGCTTGAAGCAGCCCGGGCACGACTTGGCCTTGGCGGGCCAGGGCGCCCTGGAGGTCAAAGGACTGTTGCCAATGCCGCTGGACCCAGCTGTCCATCAACCCGTTGGCCGGCCCGGTATCAAAACCAGCGCATAACTCGCCTTCGCGCAGAATGCTGAGGTTGGCAATGCCGCCAAGGTTCAATACTGCCGTCGGCACATCATCTAGTCCCCACAGGGCATGATGAAAGGCACTGGCTAGGGGGGCGCCCTGGCCGTTTTGGGCCATATCCGCTCGGCGCAAGTCAGCAACTACAGGAAGGTTGAGCCTCGCCGCGAGATGCGCCGCGCTACCTAGCTGCAGCGTGTTTTTCTGCTGTGGCGCATGAAAGATCGTCTGTCCGTGAAAGCCAATCGCATGCGGTGACTCCGGCAAGGATGTGTGCTCTAGAAAGTCGTGGACAGCCTGCGCGTGCGCAGCTGAAACTGCGACATCAAGCTCCATGTATTCGGACCAGCTGCGTGGCGGAGCCAGGGGCAGGGCCTGAAGGCGAGCTTGAAGCTCCGCGGGCCAGGGCGACTGCCAATGCCCAAGTAGAGCGCCTGCATAAGGCCGAGATGGGCAGGGGCCCAGAGCGACAACATCAATGGCATCCACGCTGGTGCCAGACATTAACCCCAGCCAGACGCCCTCGACCCACATGGTCATGGGCTTAGGGAGTGGCGCTAGTGGCGGCTTGTGCGAAGGTGGCGCCTTGACTCAGCTGAGCGAGCTGTGTGAGCAAGGGAGTTGTAGTCTGCTCGAAGCGGGCCATTTCCGCTGCGGGTAGCGGCGCCGCTGCGGGCAGGGCGACCGACAGCGGGTCTACGTGCTGCCCGTGTTTATGGAACTCGTAATGGAGATGGGGGCCGGTCGCTAGGCCAGACGCGCCCACATAGCCGATAGTTTGGCCCTGTTGCACCCGGCTACCCGTGCGGAGCCCGCGGGCATAACTCGACATATGTGCATACAGCGTCCGGTACTGTCCTGCATGCTCAAGAATGATCGTACGACCGTATCCTCCCCGCGTGCCCAAGTGCGCCACTCGGCCGTCGCCTGTAGCGCGGATGGGTGTGCCGTGCGCCGCCGCGTAATCAACGCCTTTATGGGCCCGCACCCGGTTCAGAATAGGGTGCTTGCGTGCCCGGGAGTAGCGGGAGCTAATCCGTGCAAACTCTACTGGCGTACGGAGGAAGGCTTTGCGCATAGGGCGTCCATCGGCGTTGTAGTAGCCGGCGGAGCCTTCAGCGGGCGTGTAATACACAGCCTGAAAATCGCGTTTTGCGGCTTCATAAGCAACGGCCATAATCCGTGGGTGTCCGGCGACCGTTTCCGTGTTTTGCAGATAGCTTTGCTCGTAAATGACGTGCAGGCGGTCGCCGTCACGCACATCGCGTTCGAAGTCGATATCCCAGGCGAATATGTCCGCGAGCTGCATGATCATGCGGTCACTCAGCCCCATCTCTAGCGCGCTCAGGTACAAGCTGTTGCGAATGACGCCGCTGGCTTGGTGGCGCTTGGTTTCCGTGGCCTGGGTGGTGATGGACTGCTCCCAGCCCGCATCCGAGCCGGCGATTTCCAACGTGCGCAAACTATCTAAGGGGTAGCTCAGAGCTAATAGGCGGTCGCCGTCGCGGCGAATTGTCAGGACTTCACCGGGCTGCATGCGATGCAGGCGTTTGGCTTCATCGGGCAGTTTGGACACGGCCAACCAGTCCGCTGCGCGAATGCCGGCCTGCGCCAGTAGTCCGGATAAGCTGTCGCCACGCGTGACAACTAATGATTGCTCTTCACCTGCAGGCGTCTGCTCAGCGACGCTATGGGGTTGTGCGGCGTCAGCGAGCTCGGCTTCCGTGGCCAGCGGGGGAGTAGGCGTCGTACTGACGGCGGGAAGTGGAAGTTCTAGCAGGTCCAGGCGTGCGTGGGCCGGATCGGCGGTCAGGCTGAAGTAAAGGGCGGGCTGTAGGGCTGGCGCCGCGTAGGCGCTCGCAATCAAAGGCATCGAAGCGAGTGTCTTGGAGGTGCCGGAAACCTGAGTTTGATGAGTCCAGTCTGAGTGTGGTGGACGGGTCGCCTGTGCTGCCAGCAGACCTGCGACGGCCAGCGCCGGCGCAGCTATCAGCACCCAGCGGCGTGGGTGACGATGTGCGTCGTGACCTACACTATGCATATTCATGGGCCCTGTCCCGAATTCAACCCCAAAAGCTTGTTGGCGAGAGTAAGGCATGCCGGCGGGTAATTCAACAAAAAACAAATGGATACAGATGGCTTTTGAGGCTATGCGTCAAAATATTGCCGAAACTGCCTCCCAATGATGGTGAAATGGAATGAGTGATTACCTTCAGCAGCTGGACGAGTTGGTTCGTGGTGCCGCAGAGGTGGTGCCCGAAAGTGGGCTGCGGAAACGCCTCGAGGAAGCGAAGAAGCCGCTGCGTATCAAAGCGGGCTTTGACCCTACCGCGCCGGATCTTCACCTGGGGCACACGGTGCTGCTGAACAAACTGCGGCACTTTCAGCAGGCCGGGCATGAGGTGATCTTCCTCATTGGTGATTTCACGGGGCGGATTGGGGACCCCACTGGCAAGAACGTCACCCGCAAACCCCTGACTGAAGACGATGTGCGACGCAACGCAGCCACATATAAAGAGCAGGTCTACAAAATCTTAGATCCAGAGCGGACCCAAGTCGCCTTCAACTCGGAATGGTTGGGTGCTATGTCCGCGGCCGACATGATTGGCTTGGCGGCGAGGCATACAGTCGCCCGCATGCTGGAGCGTGAAGATTTCAATAATCGTTATAAAACCGGGCAGCCAATTGCCATCCATGAGTTCTTGTATCCCTTGCTGCAGGGCTATGACTCCGTGGCATTGCGCGCTGATGTTGAGCTTGGTGGGACCGATCAGCTATTCAATCTCTTAGTCGGTCGCCAGCTTCAGCAAGACTACGGTCAAGCGCCCCAGGTTGTGATGACCATGCCCATCTTGGAGGGCTTGGACGGGGTGCAGAAAATGAGCAAGTCCCTGAATAACTATATCGGTGTCCGAGATGCCCCGGACGATATGTTCGGCAAGCTTATGTCTATTTCCGACACTTTGATGTGGCGGTACTACGAGCTGCTGAGCAGTTTGAGCCTGGAAGCCATCGCCACTCTTCATAAAGACGTGGACGAGGGCAGCTTGCATCCCAAGGAAGCCAAGCTGCGCCTGGCGGCTGAGATGGTGCACCGTTATCACGGTGGTCCAGAGGCGGAGCAAGCTCGGCAAAACTTCGAGTCACGATTTCGTGATCAGCAACTGCCCACGGATTTAGATCTCATTCGCGTCCCTGCGTTCGACGAGTCAGGAATCGCGCTGCCGCAACTATTGCGTGAGGTGGGGCTGGTCAAGTCTGGAGGCGAGGCCTTAAGGATGATTCAGCAGGGCGCGGTAAAGGTCGATCAACAGCGTGTATCGGACAAAGCCATGGTTTTGCCCGTGGGTACAGAGTGTGTAGTCCAGGTGGGCAAGCGCAGAGTTGCGCGCGTCGCA from Oceanococcus sp. HetDA_MAG_MS8 includes:
- the erpA gene encoding iron-sulfur cluster insertion protein ErpA, producing the protein MTEADISTPVVFTEAAARKVDELMKSEEREDLKLRVFVTGGGCSGFQYGFSFDEEQAEDDTRVDTLGVALLIDPMSVVYLEGAEIDYKDDVNGAQFVIRNPNASTTCGCGSSFAV
- a CDS encoding anhydro-N-acetylmuramic acid kinase → MTMWVEGVWLGLMSGTSVDAIDVVALGPCPSRPYAGALLGHWQSPWPAELQARLQALPLAPPRSWSEYMELDVAVSAAHAQAVHDFLEHTSLPESPHAIGFHGQTIFHAPQQKNTLQLGSAAHLAARLNLPVVADLRRADMAQNGQGAPLASAFHHALWGLDDVPTAVLNLGGIANLSILREGELCAGFDTGPANGLMDSWVQRHWQQSFDLQGALARQGQVVPGLLQAWLQDPYFQLPAPKSTGREYFHLDWAGLNSDNGHDAEPANVLRTLLELSVQTVTQALAEWPVKRVIMVGGGSRNDFLVEQLKLNNPSLDFCHSAEWGWPYDTIEAGTMAWLAMRHCAATPGNAVTVTGADQHVILGAYYPAPVPSSDGK
- a CDS encoding peptidoglycan DD-metalloendopeptidase family protein: MNMHSVGHDAHRHPRRWVLIAAPALAVAGLLAAQATRPPHSDWTHQTQVSGTSKTLASMPLIASAYAAPALQPALYFSLTADPAHARLDLLELPLPAVSTTPTPPLATEAELADAAQPHSVAEQTPAGEEQSLVVTRGDSLSGLLAQAGIRAADWLAVSKLPDEAKRLHRMQPGEVLTIRRDGDRLLALSYPLDSLRTLEIAGSDAGWEQSITTQATETKRHQASGVIRNSLYLSALEMGLSDRMIMQLADIFAWDIDFERDVRDGDRLHVIYEQSYLQNTETVAGHPRIMAVAYEAAKRDFQAVYYTPAEGSAGYYNADGRPMRKAFLRTPVEFARISSRYSRARKHPILNRVRAHKGVDYAAAHGTPIRATGDGRVAHLGTRGGYGRTIILEHAGQYRTLYAHMSSYARGLRTGSRVQQGQTIGYVGASGLATGPHLHYEFHKHGQHVDPLSVALPAAAPLPAAEMARFEQTTTPLLTQLAQLSQGATFAQAATSATP
- a CDS encoding tyrosine--tRNA ligase; the encoded protein is MSDYLQQLDELVRGAAEVVPESGLRKRLEEAKKPLRIKAGFDPTAPDLHLGHTVLLNKLRHFQQAGHEVIFLIGDFTGRIGDPTGKNVTRKPLTEDDVRRNAATYKEQVYKILDPERTQVAFNSEWLGAMSAADMIGLAARHTVARMLEREDFNNRYKTGQPIAIHEFLYPLLQGYDSVALRADVELGGTDQLFNLLVGRQLQQDYGQAPQVVMTMPILEGLDGVQKMSKSLNNYIGVRDAPDDMFGKLMSISDTLMWRYYELLSSLSLEAIATLHKDVDEGSLHPKEAKLRLAAEMVHRYHGGPEAEQARQNFESRFRDQQLPTDLDLIRVPAFDESGIALPQLLREVGLVKSGGEALRMIQQGAVKVDQQRVSDKAMVLPVGTECVVQVGKRRVARVAVGQAAQ